From a single Arachnia propionica genomic region:
- the rpsA gene encoding 30S ribosomal protein S1 — MSSSSTEASTVAVDDFGSPEAFMAAVDATIKYFNDGDIVSGTVVKVDRDEVLLDIGYKTEGVIPSKELSIKHDVDPFDVVQVGDEIEALVQQKEDKEGRLILSKKRAQYERAWGTIEKIKEEDGVVSGSVIEVVKGGLIVDIGLRGFLPASLVEMRRVRDLQPYVGMELEAKIIELDKNRNNVVLSRRAWLEQTQSEVRQTFLNQLQKGQIRKGVVSSIVNFGAFVDLGGVDGLVHVSELSWKHIDHPNEVVEVGTPVTVEVLEVDMDRERVSLSLKATQEDPWQTFARLHQIGQIVPGKVTKLVPFGSFVRVGDGIEGLVHVSELAERHVEIPEQVVSVGDDVMVKVIDIDLERRRVSLSLKQANEGVDVAAEEFDASLYGMADSYDEQGNYIYPEGFDPETNEWKSGYEEQQAAWEQQYAEAQARWEAHKRQVAEAAEAERQAATAAGTGYASTSTEPAEGSLASDEALQALREKLTGSN; from the coding sequence ATGTCCTCCTCCTCCACTGAGGCCTCGACCGTGGCAGTCGACGATTTCGGTTCCCCGGAAGCCTTCATGGCAGCCGTTGACGCCACCATCAAGTACTTCAATGACGGCGACATCGTCTCCGGAACCGTTGTCAAGGTCGACCGGGACGAAGTCCTCCTCGACATCGGCTACAAGACCGAAGGCGTCATCCCATCCAAGGAACTCTCCATCAAACACGACGTCGATCCCTTCGACGTGGTCCAGGTCGGCGACGAGATCGAAGCCCTGGTTCAGCAGAAGGAGGACAAGGAGGGGCGCCTCATCCTCTCCAAGAAGCGCGCCCAGTACGAACGCGCCTGGGGCACGATCGAGAAGATTAAGGAAGAGGACGGCGTTGTTTCCGGCTCCGTCATCGAGGTCGTCAAGGGCGGCCTGATCGTCGACATCGGCCTGCGTGGCTTCCTGCCCGCATCGCTGGTGGAGATGCGCCGTGTCCGTGACCTTCAGCCCTATGTCGGCATGGAACTCGAGGCCAAGATCATTGAGCTCGACAAGAACCGCAACAACGTGGTGCTGTCGCGTCGTGCCTGGCTGGAGCAGACCCAGTCTGAGGTTCGCCAGACGTTCCTCAACCAGCTGCAGAAGGGCCAGATCCGCAAGGGTGTGGTCTCCTCTATCGTCAACTTCGGTGCGTTCGTGGACCTCGGTGGGGTCGATGGCCTGGTGCACGTCTCCGAGCTCAGCTGGAAACACATCGACCATCCGAACGAGGTCGTGGAGGTCGGCACTCCCGTCACCGTCGAGGTGCTCGAGGTGGACATGGACCGCGAGCGTGTGTCCCTGTCTCTGAAGGCAACCCAGGAAGATCCGTGGCAGACCTTCGCGCGTCTGCACCAGATCGGTCAGATCGTGCCCGGCAAGGTCACCAAGTTGGTTCCGTTCGGCTCCTTCGTGCGCGTTGGCGACGGTATCGAGGGTCTGGTGCACGTCTCCGAGCTGGCTGAACGTCACGTCGAGATCCCGGAGCAAGTCGTTTCCGTCGGCGACGACGTCATGGTCAAGGTCATCGACATCGACCTGGAACGCCGCCGCGTCTCGCTGTCACTGAAGCAGGCCAACGAGGGTGTCGATGTGGCCGCCGAGGAATTCGACGCTTCCCTCTACGGCATGGCCGACAGCTACGACGAGCAGGGCAACTACATCTACCCCGAAGGTTTCGACCCGGAGACCAACGAGTGGAAGTCCGGCTACGAGGAACAGCAGGCTGCTTGGGAGCAGCAGTACGCCGAGGCCCAGGCCCGCTGGGAGGCTCACAAGCGCCAGGTGGCCGAGGCCGCCGAGGCCGAACGTCAAGCTGCCACGGCAGCCGGCACCGGCTACGCTTCCACCTCCACTGAACCCGCCGAGGGTTCCCTCGCATCCGACGAGGCCCTCCAGGCCCTTCGTGAGAAGCTGACCGGCAGCAACTGA
- the gcvT gene encoding glycine cleavage system aminomethyltransferase GcvT has translation MSLSTTALHELHKELGGRLVDFAGWELPVQFAGIISEHQHTRQSASLFDVSHMGQILIRPKSGNLADAAAVLETLIPASVAGLKEGRQRYGLFTDENGGILDDLMFAHHGDRYFLVVNAARSDHDLGLLHTLDGVTVEHLTDRSLLALQGPRAEEALGGLVPEATGLKFMDSQILDWDGIEVWISRSGYTGEDGFEISVPSLEAERLARALLECDWVLPAGLGARDSLRLEAGMPLYGHDLSPHITPAEADLGWAIPKVRRRGGSREGGFPGAGVILEQLIEGPSRKRVGLRAEGRAPVREGAKLFLSVESTEPVAEVTSGGFGATVGGPIAMAMLPAEIQPSTTVHAEVRGKRLPLTVTALPFITPSYKR, from the coding sequence ATGTCACTATCAACCACTGCGTTGCACGAGCTGCACAAGGAATTGGGCGGTCGTCTGGTGGATTTCGCCGGCTGGGAGCTACCCGTGCAGTTCGCCGGAATCATCTCGGAGCATCAGCACACACGGCAATCCGCCTCACTGTTCGATGTCAGCCACATGGGTCAGATTCTGATCCGTCCGAAATCCGGAAACCTGGCTGACGCCGCCGCAGTCCTGGAAACGCTGATCCCGGCCAGCGTCGCCGGGTTGAAGGAGGGCCGCCAGCGCTACGGTCTGTTCACCGACGAGAACGGCGGGATCCTAGACGATCTCATGTTCGCCCACCACGGTGATCGTTACTTCCTGGTGGTCAATGCTGCCCGCTCCGATCACGACCTCGGGTTGCTGCATACCCTCGACGGGGTCACGGTCGAGCACCTCACGGATCGTTCGCTGCTGGCCCTGCAGGGTCCCCGGGCTGAGGAGGCCCTGGGCGGCCTAGTGCCGGAGGCGACCGGATTGAAGTTCATGGACTCGCAGATCCTCGATTGGGACGGTATCGAGGTCTGGATTTCACGTTCCGGGTACACCGGCGAGGACGGCTTCGAAATCTCCGTCCCCAGCCTCGAAGCCGAACGGCTGGCTCGTGCCCTCCTGGAATGCGACTGGGTGCTCCCAGCGGGTCTCGGTGCCCGTGATTCGCTTCGTCTCGAAGCGGGCATGCCCCTGTACGGGCACGACCTCAGCCCACACATCACACCAGCTGAGGCCGACCTGGGCTGGGCGATCCCGAAGGTACGACGCCGGGGTGGTTCTCGTGAGGGTGGTTTCCCCGGAGCCGGGGTGATCCTGGAACAACTCATCGAGGGCCCTTCCCGCAAGCGAGTCGGCCTGCGCGCCGAGGGCCGCGCCCCCGTACGCGAGGGGGCGAAACTGTTCCTGTCCGTTGAGAGCACCGAGCCGGTAGCCGAAGTCACATCCGGTGGCTTCGGAGCAACTGTGGGCGGCCCGATCGCCATGGCGATGCTGCCCGCCGAAATTCAACCCAGCACCACCGTCCACGCCGAGGTACGTGGTAAACGTCTCCCATTGACGGTCACCGCACTACCGTTCATCACACCGTCCTACAAACGCTGA
- the polA gene encoding DNA polymerase I, with protein MNRLLLIDGHSMAYRAFYALPAENFQTSTGQHTNAVHGFVAMIIGLLTAEEPTHVAVAFDVGRESFRNETYPEYKATRGASPQEFKGQVELIKEVLDGLRIAHVELPGYEADDIIATMATRAEAAGYEVLISTGDRDALQLVTDRTTVLYPRKGVSDLLRMTPAVVEEKYLVPPQRYPELAALVGETSDNLPGVPGVGPKTAAKWINTYDGLANIIERAEQVPGKAGQSLRDHLDDVRRNRRLNRLLRDLELPLGLEQTERREWDQEATTQLFAALEFRSLRERLTQLYGATGNEPNDAQEAFTVTGRTLAPGEAAAWLEENAVGEVALSFIGSWGAGTGDLWGIGLAVAEGPEAFIDPAVLTPADDEAVASWLADAQRPKLVHDGKGPLLAIWARGWTLDGVVLDVALAAYLLRPDVRGQDLASLVQRYLRRDLVADATIDTQESLFEVDEGATAATAMLNARAIVELARELRPELKAQPAAEILKDVELPLQRTLAKCERVGIAVDRDVLDGLRAEFDSAVVAAQRAAWDVLGHEVNLGSPKQLQAVLFEELDMPKTRRTKSGYTTDAEALEGLFERTGHPFLEHLLAHRDRIRLRQTVDGLLAAIQPDGRIHTTYMQTIAATGRLSSTDPNLQNIPIRTELGRRIRSAFVAGDGFEALMSADYSQIEMRLMAHVSGDEGLIAAFRSGRDFHAEMAAIVFGVAPEEVTGQMRARVKAMNYGLAYGLGAYGLSTRLGISVAEAKELMEVYNSRVGGVQQYLADVVAEARRVGYTSTLLGRRRYLPDLNSGNRQRREMAERAALNSPIQGSAADIIKLAMLEVERGLIAEGLCSRILLQVHDELVLEICPGERETVEELVRKEMGTAMDLAVPLEVSVGVGDSWFTAAH; from the coding sequence GTGAATCGCCTGCTCCTCATCGACGGACACTCCATGGCCTACCGGGCCTTTTACGCACTGCCGGCCGAAAATTTCCAGACCTCGACGGGACAGCACACGAATGCGGTGCACGGCTTCGTCGCCATGATCATTGGATTGTTGACCGCCGAGGAACCAACGCATGTGGCCGTCGCCTTCGACGTGGGTCGGGAATCCTTCCGTAACGAGACCTATCCGGAGTACAAGGCCACTCGAGGTGCGTCTCCTCAGGAATTCAAAGGACAGGTGGAGCTGATCAAGGAGGTCCTCGACGGGTTGCGGATAGCCCATGTCGAACTTCCCGGTTACGAAGCCGACGACATCATCGCCACCATGGCCACCCGAGCGGAGGCTGCGGGATACGAGGTGCTGATCTCAACGGGTGATCGTGACGCCCTCCAGCTGGTGACCGACCGCACCACTGTGCTGTATCCGCGCAAAGGAGTGAGCGATCTGCTGCGGATGACCCCCGCCGTGGTGGAGGAGAAGTACCTTGTGCCGCCGCAACGCTATCCGGAGCTGGCAGCGTTGGTGGGGGAGACCAGCGACAATCTGCCAGGGGTTCCCGGCGTCGGCCCCAAGACCGCGGCCAAGTGGATCAACACCTACGATGGTCTCGCGAACATCATCGAACGTGCCGAACAGGTCCCGGGCAAGGCGGGACAGTCGCTGCGGGACCACCTCGATGACGTACGGCGTAACCGGCGTTTGAACCGTTTGCTGCGGGACCTGGAACTCCCTCTGGGGCTTGAGCAGACCGAGCGTCGCGAGTGGGACCAGGAAGCCACAACCCAGTTGTTCGCCGCCCTCGAGTTCCGCTCCTTGCGGGAGCGACTCACCCAGCTGTATGGGGCCACCGGCAACGAACCGAACGACGCCCAAGAAGCATTTACTGTCACCGGAAGGACTCTGGCGCCCGGCGAGGCTGCTGCCTGGCTTGAGGAGAATGCTGTAGGCGAGGTGGCGCTTTCGTTCATCGGCAGCTGGGGGGCCGGGACAGGTGATCTGTGGGGCATTGGCCTTGCGGTTGCCGAAGGGCCGGAGGCGTTCATCGATCCGGCTGTCCTGACCCCCGCCGATGACGAAGCGGTGGCGAGCTGGTTGGCGGATGCGCAACGTCCCAAGCTGGTCCACGACGGCAAAGGACCGTTGCTCGCGATCTGGGCCAGGGGGTGGACGCTGGACGGGGTGGTCCTTGACGTGGCGCTGGCGGCCTATCTGCTACGGCCTGACGTCAGGGGACAGGACCTTGCTTCCTTGGTGCAGCGGTATCTGCGCCGCGATCTGGTGGCGGATGCAACTATCGATACCCAGGAATCCTTGTTCGAGGTTGATGAGGGAGCCACGGCTGCAACGGCCATGCTGAATGCCCGAGCGATCGTGGAACTGGCCCGGGAGTTGCGGCCTGAGCTCAAGGCCCAGCCGGCAGCAGAGATCCTGAAAGATGTGGAACTGCCGCTGCAGCGGACCTTGGCGAAGTGTGAACGTGTTGGCATCGCCGTGGATCGGGATGTTCTGGACGGGCTGCGGGCCGAGTTTGACTCCGCGGTCGTGGCCGCTCAGCGGGCGGCGTGGGACGTGCTGGGGCACGAGGTGAACCTGGGGTCTCCGAAACAGCTGCAGGCAGTGCTGTTCGAGGAACTCGACATGCCGAAGACTCGACGCACGAAATCTGGTTATACCACCGATGCAGAGGCTCTCGAGGGGCTTTTCGAACGCACCGGCCATCCGTTCCTGGAACATCTCCTGGCACACCGGGACCGCATCCGGCTGCGACAGACCGTTGACGGACTGCTGGCGGCCATCCAGCCGGACGGTCGCATCCACACCACATACATGCAGACCATTGCTGCGACGGGGAGGCTGTCCTCCACCGACCCGAACCTGCAGAACATTCCCATTCGCACCGAACTGGGGCGGCGGATCCGCAGCGCCTTTGTCGCCGGCGACGGCTTCGAGGCGCTGATGAGCGCCGACTATTCGCAGATCGAGATGCGTCTCATGGCCCACGTCTCGGGTGACGAGGGTCTGATCGCCGCATTCAGATCCGGCAGGGACTTCCATGCGGAGATGGCGGCCATCGTCTTTGGGGTCGCTCCGGAAGAGGTCACGGGGCAGATGCGGGCCCGGGTCAAGGCCATGAACTATGGGCTCGCCTACGGGCTTGGTGCCTACGGGTTGAGCACCAGGCTCGGGATCTCTGTTGCCGAGGCAAAGGAACTGATGGAGGTTTACAACTCCCGGGTCGGTGGGGTGCAGCAGTACTTGGCAGATGTGGTGGCTGAGGCTCGGAGGGTTGGCTACACCTCGACCCTGCTGGGGAGGCGGCGCTATCTACCGGACCTGAACTCCGGCAACCGACAGCGGCGTGAGATGGCGGAAAGGGCGGCACTGAATTCCCCGATTCAGGGTTCCGCTGCCGACATCATCAAGCTGGCGATGCTCGAGGTCGAAAGAGGGCTGATCGCGGAAGGGCTGTGCAGCCGCATCCTGCTGCAGGTGCACGATGAACTCGTACTGGAGATCTGTCCGGGAGAACGGGAAACGGTGGAGGAACTGGTGCGCAAGGAAATGGGCACCGCCATGGATCTGGCGGTGCCCTTGGAGGTTTCGGTGGGGGTCGGCGACTCGTGGTTCACTGCGGCTCACTGA
- the gcvH gene encoding glycine cleavage system protein GcvH, translating to MIKYTKDHDWLDSGDNGVAVGLTDHATGELGDVVYVELPEVGAEVTKGEEIVVIESTKATSGIVAPFDGVITEVNQTVVNSPETVNEDPAGSWFFKIQPSDPSALDEYLSEDEYKALIN from the coding sequence ATGATCAAGTACACCAAGGACCACGACTGGCTCGACAGCGGCGACAACGGGGTCGCCGTCGGTCTCACCGACCATGCCACCGGCGAGCTGGGTGATGTCGTCTACGTCGAGCTTCCCGAGGTCGGGGCCGAGGTCACCAAGGGTGAGGAAATCGTCGTGATCGAATCCACCAAGGCCACCTCCGGGATTGTTGCTCCCTTCGACGGGGTCATCACCGAGGTCAACCAGACCGTGGTGAACTCCCCCGAGACCGTCAACGAGGATCCCGCAGGTTCCTGGTTCTTCAAGATCCAGCCCAGCGACCCCTCCGCACTGGATGAGTACCTCAGCGAGGACGAGTACAAGGCCCTGATCAACTGA
- the coaE gene encoding dephospho-CoA kinase — MRIGLTGGIASGKSTVARELERLGAVIIDADILARDVVALGTEGLKAIVTRFGEQVLAPDGSLNRRALAGIVFADPQARADLNAIIHPRVRERALELEAAAPAGAVVVHVIPLLVETGQQDDFDAVVVVDTTTAEQLRRLMRRDGLTETEAGQRLAAQASRQERLQEATYIIDSSGPVRETLRQVGELWKRLAT; from the coding sequence GTGCGGATCGGACTGACGGGCGGAATTGCGTCGGGCAAATCGACGGTGGCTCGGGAACTGGAACGACTGGGTGCTGTCATCATCGATGCCGACATCCTGGCCCGGGACGTCGTAGCCCTGGGAACCGAAGGACTCAAGGCGATTGTCACCCGTTTCGGGGAGCAGGTGCTCGCCCCCGACGGAAGCTTGAATCGCCGCGCGCTGGCCGGCATCGTCTTCGCTGATCCACAGGCGCGTGCCGACCTGAACGCCATCATCCATCCCCGCGTGCGGGAACGAGCCCTGGAGCTGGAAGCCGCAGCCCCCGCAGGAGCGGTGGTGGTACACGTCATTCCGCTGCTGGTGGAGACCGGTCAGCAGGATGATTTCGATGCGGTCGTGGTGGTGGACACCACGACCGCAGAACAGCTGCGCCGGCTGATGCGTCGCGACGGTCTGACGGAAACCGAGGCCGGACAGCGACTGGCGGCTCAGGCCAGTCGCCAGGAACGGCTGCAGGAGGCCACCTACATCATCGACAGCTCCGGTCCGGTGCGGGAGACCCTGCGGCAGGTTGGCGAGCTGTGGAAACGCCTTGCAACGTAA
- a CDS encoding class F sortase has protein sequence MNLVEALKNRKVQLGIAAVAILLAVALTLVWVLQPKNDNPQTAETPPAASASGDADGTAVTSPDAAPPASPGACSAPDEAGFVPVSYSIEKLGIEANVLSLGNDADGNIEAPPKDEPKTAAWWNMGPAAGSNAGQVVLSIHTYQSGEAVGNQLYKDGTSQLAAGDVLKLTSADGRTACYQFTEDQKVDEATFDRDSDLLERQTGDPALAIVICWDHNKDTNGWDSRIFFKFKPVTEEA, from the coding sequence GTGAATCTCGTCGAAGCTCTCAAAAACCGGAAGGTGCAACTCGGCATAGCCGCAGTTGCCATTCTTCTGGCAGTAGCCCTGACCCTTGTATGGGTCCTTCAACCCAAAAACGACAACCCCCAGACGGCTGAGACTCCCCCGGCGGCCAGCGCCAGCGGCGACGCCGATGGCACAGCCGTGACCTCCCCCGACGCCGCGCCCCCTGCATCCCCGGGTGCCTGCAGCGCGCCGGACGAGGCAGGTTTCGTGCCGGTCTCCTACTCAATCGAGAAGCTGGGGATCGAGGCCAACGTCCTCTCCCTGGGGAACGACGCTGACGGCAACATCGAAGCTCCCCCCAAGGATGAACCGAAGACCGCGGCCTGGTGGAACATGGGCCCGGCAGCGGGCTCCAACGCCGGCCAGGTTGTCCTTTCGATCCACACCTACCAGAGCGGCGAAGCCGTCGGTAACCAGCTCTACAAGGACGGCACGAGTCAGCTCGCGGCCGGGGACGTCCTGAAACTCACCAGTGCAGACGGGCGGACCGCCTGCTACCAGTTCACCGAAGACCAGAAGGTCGATGAGGCAACTTTCGACCGGGATTCGGATCTTCTGGAACGCCAGACCGGCGATCCCGCACTCGCCATCGTCATTTGTTGGGACCATAACAAGGACACCAACGGTTGGGACTCACGGATCTTCTTCAAGTTCAAGCCCGTGACCGAAGAAGCCTGA
- the gcvP gene encoding aminomethyl-transferring glycine dehydrogenase, whose product MSTWNPTSYDPDDFANRRHIGPSPTEMETMLSAIGVDSLDELIDQAVPTGIRQTETLSWAPLTEGAVLEELRRMAAKNKVRTSMIGQGYHGTITPPAIQRNILENPAWYTSYTPYQPEISQGRLEALLNFQTMISDLTGLEIANASLLDEATAAAEAMSMAFATGKRKKPRFFAAADLHPQILSILATRARPLGIDLVIGEVDELDTENLCGAIFAYPGTYGHLRDHTAQCEALHEAGALAIVAADLLALTLLKEPSAMGFDIAVGSAQRFGVPMGFGGPHAAFMACCDKLKRTMPGRLVGVSKDSAGNRAYRLALQTREQHIRRERATSNICTAQALLAVMASFYAVFHGPAGLKAIGQRVHLMAVTLAERLRAGGAIVEPDEFFDTITIRVGVGQAGILAAAEQRGINLRRVGRDRVGISVDETTTLETLASVLDAFGIEPATELSQDPAIPDSLLRTSEYLTHPVFHMNRAESEMMRYMRRLADRDLALDRAMIPLGSCTMKLNAAVEMMPITWPEFADLHPFAPASQSEGYRELVADLEKLLCEITGYDAFSMQPNSGAQGEYAGLQTIAAYHRANGDERDICLIPASAHGTNPASATMAGMKVVAVKSAENGDIDIDDFAARAEEAGERLAAVMITYPSTHGVFEDTVRKVCEITHAHGGQVYIDGANMNALVGLVRPGDLGGDVSHVNLHKTFAIPHGGGGPGMGPIGVKEHLKPHLPSDPATGEAGAVSAAAFGSASILPISWAYIRLMGGSGLTQATRVAILSANYLASRLSEAYPILYRGGNNRVAHECIVDTRIFARHGITVDDVAKRLIDHGFHAPTMSFPVAGTLMVEPTESETLAELDRFVAAMLDIAREADDVASGRIAAEESPLRRAPHTVEDLVAEWDRPYSREEGCFPPGSFRVDKYWPPVGRVDNAYGDRHLVCSCPPWEGTPG is encoded by the coding sequence ATGAGCACCTGGAATCCCACCAGCTACGACCCAGACGATTTCGCCAATCGCCGTCACATCGGCCCAAGTCCGACCGAAATGGAGACCATGCTCTCGGCAATCGGGGTCGATAGCCTCGACGAGTTGATCGATCAGGCCGTACCCACAGGAATTCGCCAGACCGAAACGCTTTCCTGGGCACCACTGACCGAGGGCGCTGTGCTGGAAGAACTACGGCGGATGGCCGCCAAGAACAAGGTCCGGACCTCGATGATCGGCCAGGGTTACCACGGCACGATCACTCCGCCTGCGATCCAGCGCAACATCCTCGAGAACCCGGCCTGGTACACCTCCTACACCCCGTACCAGCCCGAGATATCACAGGGAAGGCTGGAGGCGCTGCTGAACTTCCAAACCATGATCAGCGACCTGACCGGGCTGGAAATCGCCAATGCTTCCCTGCTCGACGAGGCAACCGCCGCCGCGGAAGCGATGAGCATGGCGTTCGCGACGGGCAAACGCAAGAAACCACGTTTCTTCGCAGCAGCCGACCTGCACCCGCAGATCCTCAGCATCCTGGCCACCCGGGCCCGGCCACTGGGCATCGACCTGGTGATCGGCGAGGTCGATGAGCTGGACACAGAAAACCTGTGCGGGGCGATCTTCGCCTATCCCGGCACCTACGGGCACCTGCGGGACCACACCGCGCAGTGCGAGGCCCTGCATGAGGCAGGTGCCCTGGCGATCGTGGCCGCCGACCTGCTGGCCCTGACCCTGCTGAAGGAACCGAGCGCGATGGGATTCGACATCGCAGTTGGTTCAGCTCAGCGTTTCGGGGTACCGATGGGGTTCGGTGGCCCACACGCAGCGTTCATGGCCTGCTGCGACAAGCTGAAACGCACCATGCCGGGACGTCTCGTCGGTGTTTCCAAGGACAGCGCGGGCAATCGCGCCTATCGTCTGGCCCTGCAAACCCGGGAACAGCACATCCGCCGCGAGAGAGCCACGTCGAACATCTGCACGGCCCAGGCACTTCTCGCGGTGATGGCCTCCTTCTACGCGGTCTTCCACGGCCCAGCAGGTCTCAAGGCCATCGGGCAGCGGGTCCATCTGATGGCGGTCACCCTCGCGGAACGGCTGAGGGCAGGGGGCGCCATCGTTGAACCGGACGAATTCTTCGACACGATCACGATCCGGGTGGGGGTCGGCCAGGCGGGCATCCTTGCCGCTGCAGAGCAGCGAGGTATCAATCTGCGCCGGGTCGGTCGCGACAGGGTGGGCATCTCGGTGGACGAGACCACCACCCTGGAGACCCTCGCATCGGTATTGGATGCCTTCGGCATTGAACCGGCCACAGAACTCAGCCAGGACCCGGCAATTCCGGATTCGTTGCTTCGTACCTCCGAGTACCTGACCCACCCGGTCTTCCACATGAACCGGGCCGAGTCGGAGATGATGCGCTATATGCGTCGCCTTGCCGATCGCGACCTGGCACTGGACCGGGCGATGATCCCACTGGGTTCCTGCACTATGAAACTGAACGCCGCAGTCGAGATGATGCCGATCACCTGGCCGGAGTTCGCAGACCTACACCCGTTCGCCCCCGCCTCACAGTCGGAGGGATACCGGGAACTGGTGGCAGACCTGGAAAAGCTGCTGTGCGAGATCACGGGCTACGACGCGTTCTCGATGCAACCCAACAGCGGCGCCCAGGGCGAGTACGCGGGGCTGCAGACGATCGCCGCCTATCACCGCGCCAACGGTGACGAGCGTGACATCTGTCTGATCCCGGCTTCGGCCCACGGCACGAACCCGGCCTCGGCAACCATGGCCGGAATGAAGGTCGTCGCGGTGAAGTCTGCCGAGAACGGCGACATCGACATTGACGACTTCGCCGCCAGGGCGGAGGAAGCAGGAGAGCGGTTGGCGGCCGTGATGATCACCTACCCGTCTACGCACGGCGTGTTCGAAGACACTGTTCGGAAGGTCTGCGAAATCACGCACGCCCACGGCGGGCAGGTCTACATCGACGGCGCGAACATGAACGCTCTGGTCGGTCTCGTGCGTCCCGGCGACCTGGGGGGCGACGTCAGCCACGTGAACCTGCACAAGACCTTCGCCATCCCGCACGGCGGTGGCGGGCCCGGCATGGGTCCCATCGGGGTCAAGGAACACCTGAAACCGCACCTGCCGAGCGATCCAGCCACGGGCGAAGCGGGAGCGGTTTCGGCCGCCGCTTTCGGTTCGGCTTCCATCCTGCCGATCTCGTGGGCCTACATCCGACTCATGGGCGGCAGCGGGCTGACCCAGGCCACACGGGTGGCGATCCTGAGCGCCAACTATCTGGCGAGCAGGCTCTCGGAGGCGTATCCGATCCTGTACCGCGGCGGAAACAACCGGGTGGCCCATGAGTGCATCGTGGATACGCGCATCTTCGCACGCCACGGAATCACTGTCGATGACGTCGCCAAGCGGCTCATCGATCACGGTTTCCACGCCCCCACCATGTCCTTCCCGGTGGCGGGAACATTGATGGTGGAGCCCACGGAGTCGGAAACCCTGGCTGAGCTGGACCGTTTCGTCGCGGCGATGCTGGACATCGCCCGTGAGGCCGACGACGTCGCCTCGGGACGGATCGCGGCAGAGGAGTCGCCGCTGCGCCGCGCCCCCCACACCGTGGAGGATCTCGTCGCTGAGTGGGACCGCCCCTACTCCCGGGAAGAGGGATGCTTCCCGCCCGGATCATTCCGGGTGGACAAGTACTGGCCTCCCGTCGGAAGAGTGGACAACGCCTACGGCGACCGACATCTGGTGTGCAGCTGCCCGCCCTGGGAGGGGACGCCGGGCTGA
- a CDS encoding putative quinol monooxygenase has translation MAVNLIARFICRGGAREVVADLIGAYAEHVNASPGTVRFEVYTERDDPNQFVILECYQNEDAFKAHLADPANTAFNDKLGPLITGDASELTFLEVP, from the coding sequence ATGGCGGTGAATTTGATTGCCCGGTTCATATGCCGGGGCGGGGCACGAGAGGTGGTTGCGGACCTGATCGGAGCCTACGCTGAGCACGTGAACGCCTCACCCGGAACGGTGCGTTTCGAGGTGTATACGGAACGCGATGACCCGAACCAGTTCGTCATCCTCGAGTGCTACCAGAACGAAGACGCTTTCAAGGCTCACCTTGCCGACCCCGCGAACACGGCATTCAACGACAAGCTTGGACCGCTGATCACGGGAGACGCCTCCGAACTGACCTTCCTCGAGGTTCCGTAA